The genomic interval CGCCGGGGGGGAGAAAGGGCGTGAAGGGGGCGAGGCGTTCGAGGATTTCAGGCCGGGAGAGGCCGTAGACGCTGCCGATGAAGGACAGGAATTCGAGCGGCGAGAGGTAGTCGAGCAGGAAGGAGCTGTCCAGATAACTGCCGACGTGGCGCTTCCATTCTTCCGCCAGGGCGACCGGTTCGTCGTCGATGAGGACCTCGCCGTCGTCGGCCGGCAGCAGATCCAGCAAGAGGCGAAGGAGCGTCGTCTTGCCGGCGCCGTTGTTGCCGACGAGGCCAAACGACTGCCCGCGCTCGATCGACAGGGCCGGCACATCGAGCGCAAAATGGTCGCTGTAATGTTTCTTGAGCCGGTGGACCTCAATCTTCATATTTCCTGAACCCCATCGCCATCTGATATTTTCGGCTGAGGAGTTGTTGGGTGAAGTATTCGCTCCATTTCCTGGAAAACACGAGGCTGGCCACGCCTACGCCCCCGATGAACAGCAGCGCCGTCCAGCGGATGTTCTGCAGCAGAAACAGGGTGATGGCCGGCGGCAGGACGGTTGGGACGATCCAGAGCCAGTGGGAGAGAGAGAACCCCTCATAATTAAAAAAGCTTCCGCTCCGCGCGATATCCACCCGGTGCTGGTTGCGGACCGCCAGCGCGAGCATGAGTACGCTGGTGACGCCGGCGTTGTAAAACAGGAACGTCACGTGCAACAGCAGCAGATCCGGGTTCAGCCAGATGAACAGCGGCAGGCTGATCAAGAAAAACAGTAAACACGAGCCCTGGAGGATCATCAACTTCGCCAGCACCATCTCCTCTGGACGGATCGACCGCGCCAGGAAGCCGTCGAAATAGATGCTCTCCCACGCAAACATCAGCTGGCCGTAGTTGAGCGCGAACGTGCCCGAGGCGAACAATCCGATCACCGCATTGATGGCTTCGCTCTGAAACATGTCGGTATCCGCCAGCATCAGCGAGATATAGGCCAGCGCAAAGACGACGCTGAGCAGGAAATAGTGTTTCGGGCGCTTGTTGCGCCAGATCATGCGTAATTCGAGCATGATGAGGTTCATGACCTGGCCGCGTTTCGGTCCAAAAAAAATCGCCCTCCGCAGGACGCGCGGGCTGCCGTTCGCCTCGGGCGTCGAACGAAGGTTCTGACGGATGACAGCGCTGGAATACAAGAAGATGCTGACGGTGCATGCCGCGATCAAGCCCAGAAAATACAGGTTGCCTGCCGCGAGTTGCCCGAACAACACAAACGACATCAGGCTCACGAAGTGGGTCTGAATCACCTGGTCGATCACCAGCAACGAGGCCATCGCGGAGATGGCGATCAGAAAGTGGAGCGAGTTGCGGCTGAGGACCGTCCGCAGCAGGTTGATGGCGAAGTGGGAGAGGAAGAGAAACAGCGTAAAGCCGGCCAACCACGTCAGCGACCCACGCAGCTCGTAGCCGCCGGCAATGAAATACCGCAGCCAGAACGGTAGAACGAACAGGTAGGGGATGACGTTGTGGAAGCTGAGAAGCGAAAACAGCTGGTAGAAGCGGACGAGGCTTTTACGCGGAATGGGCAGATGCAAGTAGGGACGAATCTTCATCCGTGGCCCCTGTTGCAGGAAAAATCGCATCGAAAACATCCCCAACAACACTTCGATCAGGTGCTGGTTGAGGAAGCTGACGGAGTCGATCCCCGCCGGCGTGCCCCGAAAGACTTCCTTGAAAAAGAAGCCCATCCCGCCGAGCAGTACCGTCACGTACAGCATTACCATCCCGCCGGCCAGCACCGTCAACCACCGATTACGCCGGCTCAGCGATCGCGTGAAGCTCTTCCAATGATGGGCAAGCAGATGACGATACACCGCCATCGTCGGCGGGGCGGGATGGAACATTCGCGGGTGGAATTACATGTACGCGAGGCGAGAAATACGCTACCCATACCCGGCGCGCGCATCCGGGTGGCGGGCGTAAGGTAACAACCAGTCATGACACTTTCAGCTAGGCGGCGGAATGACGCATCCGTGCGAGGACGGTACGCCCCGTCACCTACGGGCCGGATCCACCGGGGCAACGCCCGCACGGCGCTGTCGGCGTGGCTGTCCGCTCGTCGTCAAGGCGGCGCATTCGTCTGGCGCCTGGAGGATCTGGACACGGCGCGCGCGGACCCGGAGCTGGCACGGGCGGCGATCGACGACCTGCGGTGGATGGGAATCGCCTGGGACGAAGGGCCGGATGTCGGCGGCCCGTTTGGACCTTACACGCAGTCCGAACGCACGGCTTTGTATAATGACGCTCTCCGCAACCGGAGGCGAAGTGGGGTTTGTGGATCGGGTGTTCGGGATCGTGCGCGAAACCGTGGCCGATGCCGTGGGGGACATCGTCCTCCGCCGGCGAGGTGGCTACTATGCGTACCAGCTCGCCGTCGTGGTGGACGATCTGTTGATGGGCATCACGGAGGTCGTCCGCGGCGCTGACCTCCTCTGGTCCACCCCCCGTCAGATACAGCTCATCGAGGCCCTCGGCGGCACGCCGCCGGCCTACGCGCACGTCCCGCTGATGCTCAACGCAGACGGCCAGAAGCTCTCCAAACGCAACGCCGGCCTCACGCTCGCTTCCCTGCGCGATGCCGGCGCGCGGCCCGAACAGGTCGTGGGGTATCTGGCATACTCCCTGGGGCTACTGCCCGCGCCCCGGCCGGCGACGGCGGTTGAGCTGATCCCGCTGTTCGATTGGGGGATGATCCGCCCCGAGGATTGGGTGTTGCCGGCGGAATTCATGTAGGGCCACGCCCTGGCGTGGCCGTTCAACGTTCAACGCGTTTTTTGCGTTTGCGCAAACCCGAAATCGATCTCGCCCGTGTTCGGATTCGCGCCTTCCACGCGGACGCGGACGGCCAGGCCGGGGTGGTAGGACTT from Rhodothermales bacterium carries:
- a CDS encoding DUF5687 family protein, whose product is MFHPAPPTMAVYRHLLAHHWKSFTRSLSRRNRWLTVLAGGMVMLYVTVLLGGMGFFFKEVFRGTPAGIDSVSFLNQHLIEVLLGMFSMRFFLQQGPRMKIRPYLHLPIPRKSLVRFYQLFSLLSFHNVIPYLFVLPFWLRYFIAGGYELRGSLTWLAGFTLFLFLSHFAINLLRTVLSRNSLHFLIAISAMASLLVIDQVIQTHFVSLMSFVLFGQLAAGNLYFLGLIAACTVSIFLYSSAVIRQNLRSTPEANGSPRVLRRAIFFGPKRGQVMNLIMLELRMIWRNKRPKHYFLLSVVFALAYISLMLADTDMFQSEAINAVIGLFASGTFALNYGQLMFAWESIYFDGFLARSIRPEEMVLAKLMILQGSCLLFFLISLPLFIWLNPDLLLLHVTFLFYNAGVTSVLMLALAVRNQHRVDIARSGSFFNYEGFSLSHWLWIVPTVLPPAITLFLLQNIRWTALLFIGGVGVASLVFSRKWSEYFTQQLLSRKYQMAMGFRKYED
- a CDS encoding ATP-binding cassette domain-containing protein; the protein is MKIEVHRLKKHYSDHFALDVPALSIERGQSFGLVGNNGAGKTTLLRLLLDLLPADDGEVLIDDEPVALAEEWKRHVGSYLDSSFLLDYLSPLEFLSFIGSVYGLSRPEILERLAPFTPFLPPG
- a CDS encoding glutamate--tRNA ligase family protein, giving the protein MTLSATGGEVGFVDRVFGIVRETVADAVGDIVLRRRGGYYAYQLAVVVDDLLMGITEVVRGADLLWSTPRQIQLIEALGGTPPAYAHVPLMLNADGQKLSKRNAGLTLASLRDAGARPEQVVGYLAYSLGLLPAPRPATAVELIPLFDWGMIRPEDWVLPAEFM